TGGTTAACGTTCATGCTAGTCTGCTCCCATGAAAACGTGACGTGTGCTTTTATAATGGTACCGGCGTCGATCGTGCCGAGATACGATCGAACACAGAAAGGATGcataaatattcaattattaaaaCATGTTTCAAATTTATTCCTCGTAGTAATTCTAATTTATGCGGAATTTGTTTTCATAGATTTGTTCGTTGTATGTTAGTTAGTTGCATTGCACTGCACATTGCACAGTAGCGCCGACGCTACATTGTCGGAAGAATCCGCTACTACATATAGGGACAAAGCGACGTTACATAGAACTCTACGTTCCTATGTACAGTATCATTGTACCTATGTATATTTTGGTGGATACAGCGTCACGGACACGATGTCATTTCATATAGATGCCCACTGATCATCGTGCTGCTGATCCATAATATTGTAGGTTATTGTGTTACGTCACCAAATCCCAATGCGGACCCATGCGAAGCTGGCTCTCCATATTAACCAATATGTATTACCGAAACATAGCACAAAATATTGCTCTTTAATTGCCCATAATTGCTAGCCAATTAGTTTTAATTGCTCCCTTATCCTCCTCGAGAAATACATCCAAAAAATGGATGAGAAACTGGGGACttttaaaaatacgaaaatTCTGAAACAATGCACACAACGTACTCTGTATTACACCTACTAAAGAACTGCTTTTTTCGACTAACCAATTGTTTAAACTTCCACGGCCATCGATTTCATCGATAAACGATGAGTTTTCAATAAACAAATATACAAGGAACTAAGAGCACGTGACGTTCACGGTTGCCAAATATCAATTAGCATAAATACTCACAAAATTGCTCTAATTCAATGTACGTTGGCTTAAACAATTGCTCTTTCATTGTCCATTGTTGATCTGCAATTGCTAGGGACTTTCACGAGAGGCTGGAGACTTTTAACAAGACAAAATTTCTGGAATAATACATAAAACGTGCTGCATGATCTAGCAAAGAATTACTCATTTCACCTGACCAATTGCTGAAATTTTCACACGCGACAATTTCGTCGAACACAatgaaatttgaataaaaaaatatatgtataaggaACTAGGAGAACATATCGTTCATGGCTACACAATATCAATTGGCATAAGTACTCATAAAATTGCTCTCACCAAATGTGCGATAGTTTAAAGAAGAAACACAGGAAAGACAATTATATTCCTATAAATTAATAATCAATAAACAATACCATAATAACGTCATTTATGATTAGAAAATATCAATACAGAAAAGAATTCAAAATTTGCAGCTATTAGCTCGGTATCTCATCCTCGACTCAAAACACATTGCAATTCGCAACATTttctgaaccgaggatgataccgattgcccagGTCTCGCCGCGAGGAGATTGCTGCTTTAGAGATCCAAAAACAAGTGGACTTCAAAAATCTTCAAAATTTTCCAACTCAAAACGCAGTCGTATTTATTCGCAACACTATCTTTAAAGCTATCGTGCATGTCAAATAAAATGATATCGCGATCGTTTAATTCGTGACGCTATACTTtaaacaattaatttcaatgCTAATGATAATCGCGATGATTTTGTTCGCTGCGCTAATTTTGATCTCTGTTGAAAATGAAGTGAAACAACGCGAGATTATTTCGCAACGCtattgcaagtcgcggatgtgcccatctgCGCTGATCGTTGGGGCGGCAAAGCCTGCCcaaatactactactattattacaaGAACTACTGTTACTATCGcagcgagtacagtgaccaattaacaatacatatacataataatatacatgataatatacagcataatttttgtcttacatTCGTAGtattaacctgaaaataaagaatatcTAAAAATCCTAGCTAAACAGGaattattagtttcaaatcattcttCGAAATGTATCTATTTCGACGAAGGTGCAGAAATTTAATTACTCGAGGAAGAAATGTAATGGCAATTGAATTCAAACGGAAAACGCGAATTATTGAAAAATACACCCTAACTAATAAATATTCTACTGATAAATttattgtttcgaatgattATGAAAATTTCTTTTCCTAATGGAACTTTCTAATACTCTCTTGTCTGTTTTACTATCTAACGTTTAAACAGAATTAACTAACACAACTCGAGATTAAGAAAAACTTTCGAAGCATAAATATTAGGTAATCCATTTTCACGTGGATATTGGGTCATATACAACCAAGCACGTGTAAATGTCCgcgaaaatcatgtttttctatacttcaataaaattttgacaattaaattaaaaactgTTTTCAAGATATTTATTTTCCATATTTATCGTCGATCCGAAATGATCGTAACGAGTGTCAGGAGCCATCGCGGTGTTAATGTTGCGTGCAGCCGTTTGTATAGAGTTTTTTACGCTCGGACAAGTCACTCTTAAGATTGTTAATGTAATTGTCATTATATGCATTCTACGgaggatttactgtaattgGTGAGCAAATATGGGCAATTAAAGAGCTATTTTTTGAGCTATGTTTCATTAATATTAGTTAATATGGTGAGATAGCTACACGCGAATGCTACGTGACAGTATTTTCACCAGATTTCCCCTACTGACGGTAACTCTGGCGAACTTGGACAAACCTTAGTTCACATTAGATATACTGtcattatataaatattgagAACAACACATATTGTAGTTACACATATTAACATTAAATTGAAAATTACTGTCATTTTTGTAGGAAAAATGTTACGCCCTATTGCAAACATAATTTCGTCACAGGTatgtacaaaaattatttatattgtaacGAACAGATTTTCTGGTTACTTTTTCTCCGTCCTAACCTTTTGTtgttaataaaataacaaagtAACAATTTTAGAAACCAAACTTGTTGTTGCGAACTTTGTCTGCGAAAGCAAAGTCACCGAAACCAAGTAAAAAATCCGCAACAATTGGAAATGTCAAAGGTCTCAGTGACAATTGTGTTAAGGTTCCAAGCCAACGTAAGTTATCAATatgtttacattttttatataatcCTCTTTTATATTTTAACGAAGTCTTAATTTGTTTGAAAGTTAATAAACTTTTAATTTTACAGCGGTAGGTCCTGGTGCTGCCAAAAACAAGGACTACAAAAATCCAGAATATTTTTGTTATCATGTAGATAGCTTTGGAGAAGCAGAAGTTGAAATAGCACCATATAGATTGCCAGCACCTTCTAACAAGATACCTTTTAAGCAATAAATTAAATTAGTAAtgttatttataataacgtAATAAGTAATATAAGATGTATAGAATAAATTGTATTCAAAATAAAGGACATTGAAATTTGTTGCTTCTAGAACtactcaattacattgtatacagggtgtcccaggttttaatgttcaaactttgtcattatattctatggcacaaagtaagaaaaaaatgttatgtaaacataggtcatataaaGCTTTaataagaagttataacaaaaaattctgaatatatatatatatatatatatatatatatagtcatCATTAATTTATCGAATTGCTGCTGCAACAGTATTGCCATCTTGACCGAAAATAAAGAAACTTGCATTTCTGCAGAGAGTGTATTTCTGCTCGTTTTCGGTCTGCCTTTATTATCGCTCTTTTTCTTTCTAAATACATAACtctgaagatcaatcattctcAGTACCACAGGATAGAAAGGTTAAAAAGGTTACATTACTAGAGACAATAAACCGTACTGTTTATTAATGCACGTATGTTTCTCCAGTTTCTGGTAATCCTGCATATTGcgtaagtatatattattacaaattattttcaatacatttattagaatatattttaAACAAATATAAGATTGTTCATGTTATTGTATAGATTTGAAAAAGAATAACCGAATTATTAACCTGTGATAAAATTGATGTTTGTTATGTAATGTCAAACAAGATCAGCTGAGGAAACAGTGGCAATCAAAGTAAAATAGTTTGTTATATGACCTTGAATCATGTCAGAATATAAGGCTAAACACTTCCCGGACAATGCATGGGATGCTATGAAATATCCTACTATTTTTGCTGCCGGATGGTCGTTAGTATATGCATACTACGATGTAACACATTTAACCCAGTGTAAAACAATTCGACATGCAATAGGTCGTACATTATATTATGCGATTCCAGTGCCTGCCCTAGTTGCGATGTACATAGCTATAAAACACACAGCTAAAGATTATAGAGGCAGGGATGATGCATTCAATTTTTATCTAGCAAGTGTGTAAATATTTCTAGCACATTCATTATTACCTACAACACCAGTTATGTTCATATTGTAGAAAATATCCTTATATGTTCTTACAGCGGCTGTTGTTGTGCCTCTCGCACGCAGGTGGGCATCCTTCCCTACAATAGCTATGGGTGGATTGTTCGCTGCTGGACTTGAGAAGAATTTCATAGGCTATATGTTCCGTGAAATGAAATGGGATGATACACCGTATGTGGGAAGTAAAAGGATAGCTACACATTATTACAGACGTAAATAAAAACAGCGTAATACGTAGAATCTACATTGAAGTATAGTAAATGTCATTGTCGCATGTCTCAatgtacatttatttatatatagcccaataaatacaaaaatcttactaaactactattactactactactttaGTAGTAGTtttgttaatatttaatttaagttAGTGTTTCTCCTTTTGTGACCTGTGTGAAAATGGCAATAATGCAGATTATAAGTACGCATAGATTATATTAAGACAAATTAGCAACAACTTACACATGCTTCGAGATATTCTATTCTTCTTTCTAGGGTagtcaatttttcatttaataCAGCTATTCTTGATCTGCAAGACATATCTAAAAACAAGGtttgtattaattatttttaaataattctggaTGTTTAAATTCAAGTATAATACATCTGAATCCAAATTTTGTTGATTTTATTTTTAGCCAAGACTAGAATGTTAAATTGTTCTTTAAGGTATCCTAATAATAAAATCCTCACTGCATTGTTTATTAAATTCAAAAGATTAATCAATCAATTTGAAATAAACTAAAAAAACTTCATATTTTATGGAACAATTTATGTCAAAAATCTATATGTCAATATATATgctgaataaaataattcctaTGTATTACCAAAAGAATTAAGGAAATCGGTTATCTTTTTAATGCTACCAGTTATAACTTCAATATATTCACGATTTGCCCAATCTTGCTGAATTTGTTTTTGGATAGCTTCTCTATGTACAGCGGCCATTTTTTGACAATACGTTTGTACCACAGAATACACAATACATACCAGAAACTTAAGTCTGTCGTTCTTCGATGTTTAACCAATTCCTCATGCGCATGCGTCCGCAAATCGGACCAATATGATTATAAGCAGTCCGTTGTCATTTGGGATTTGTGCAGTTTGCGGAAAAGACTGGAGCATCctgtatatattaaattatacttGTACAACAACGTGTTCTTGTTAAcagtaattttattaataaaatgtgTTGTTAGGGCTGCTAGAAGTAGGCGAAACATGGCTGCGTAGAAATGACGTGACGTATGTACAAAGTAGCAATAGAAAAAAAGCGCATGGTCATGGCCAGTTATATTTATGACGTCATCGAATTAACCAAAATATGCATACGTAATGTACATAAAATAATACCTCAGATTTTGCACGATTTTTCTACCTCCATTAGCTATTGCAAAcatccccaccattttactgCGCATTCAATCTGCAGTGATGCCTGCCTTAGCGTTGAATTGTCTGTTAATCAGAGTAAAGCAATTTCTACGCCTATTCTTGATAACGGAGCGCACTGCGGCCTGGGAGTCTAACAAAATTTGAGGTATTATTGTACTTATGCCATCTTGTCCCTAGGATAGGAATTTATCCAGAAATACTGCATGCGCCTCTTGCAGCAAAAAGATGCAATTAAAAATTTGCTCGTAAGTGAATGTTCGTAATCAGAACTCTGTTCTTTTTGTGGATAGTGTGTTTGAAATAAAGTAAATTGTCATACAAACTGTGGTACCGTTCATACCTATCATGCTGTTTaccatgttttttattttacatttcatcCACATTTAAGGCTGAAAAGGTCAAAGTGTATTGTATCTTGCATGCACCTTAGTCCAAAGAGGGATCcgccatttttattttaatttgcaTACAGTGCAGTACGCAAATAGGAACACGAACATGCGTAAATAAATGCTTTTGAGATCTGACTAAATAGCGTGTATACCTTTTTCTATTTACGTATTGTCGAACACATTGATCGTTAACATCGCCAAGTATATCAAATGTTtcaaaatttgtaaaatttgcTAGTGTAATATCTAACATTTCTTAGTTTGTATTTTTCTACAGCTATCAACGCAATGACGAATATATTTAGATTAATTGATTTTTATTCTTCTTTgtacataaatacaaataaattcttcgagtatttaaaataaaatatttatgtgCAATTTTGTTTTAGAAACATAATGTTTTAGTTTAGTTCGTATTCCGAAGGTTTGTTGTTTCATTTAAATCAAATGATGACCATCCAAATTATGTTTACAGCAAAGCTATCGGAATTTTCACTTTCGACAAATATATTTCCATGCCAAGCTTGTTATGACTCTGGGAAGATGTTGTATTTCGTCAATAATTCGATATACATGCGAATTATCTAAACAGCTGTGCACTTACAATCGTGGCGCGAAATACTATATCTTTCAAGGTGCTTCCTTATCAATTGGTGCCCATCGACTGATCAGGTAGCacacaaatataaatttaaatgatCTTGTTTTCGAAATATAGGAACTAGTAAAATAGTACACATTACTATTTTATAAACAGATAATTGAATAGATAGATGATTGATTGCTTTGAATGAAAATGTTTATAAGGACACATGaaatatattgtattacataatattatgctCTTTTCTTGTTTAATACTTGTTGTGTGAGATTGTTACaaatttatacaatattaatgtaaaaataaatgaataaaataaatcatttcatAGGGCAGATGAAATACCATTGACTTGTCTACCATTTTCAACAAATATGGCTTCATCGAGCAAGTCGACAGACAAGCTAGAGTCAACTAAGAATCGACTTGCTTTAGAAAAGTCTCCATACCTATTACAACATGCGACCAATCCTGTTGATTGGTATCCATGGTGTGACGAAGCCTTGAAGAAAGCAAAGGAGGAGgataaattaattttcttgTCCGTTGGTTATTCTACATGTCATTGGTGTCATGTTATGGAGAAAGAATCATTTGTAAATAAGGAAACTGCTgaaattatgaataaaaattttgttaatatcaaagtAGACAGGGAAGAAAGGCCAGATATTGAtaggatatacatgacttttaTCCAGGTAACTACACAGGAATTTCAGAAAAAGGTAGAATCTACATGAAAATTCTTGGGTGCTGCTACTAATTTGGAACTACTCTTTAACATAGGCTGTGACTGGTCACGGTGGTTGGCCGATGAGTGTCTTCCTTACTCCTGATTTAAAGCCCATAATAGGAGGAACATATTTTCCTCCAGAGGACCGATACGGACTAACTGGATTTAAGACCATTTTATTGAATATTGCCTGGAAAGTATGAAAATGCCTCTTTACTTTAGTAAATTAGATATATAAAATgtctatttttataatttttatattctgtAGTGGCAGCAGGATAGGACTAAAATGATCGAGTCCAGTTCTGTTAATCTTCaaactttacaaaatatttCTGAGATCGCACAAACGTCAATGGTAAGATAATGAGGCACATACTTCTGCatgaatacaaatcatttaattgcTGATATATTTGAATTTATCATTGCTTATTGATTTTATAATACAGATATTAAGCCCACCACCTATGGAGTGCAGCATGATCTGTGTCCAGCAACTCATTAgcgaatttgaacctgaatttGGTGGATTTAGTTTAAAACCTAAATTTCCACAGCCAgtgaattttaattttttgttcagCATGTACATGCGTCAACCTACCGATGAACTCGCTCAGAAATGTCTAAATATGTGTGTATACAGTTTAACAAAAATGTCGTACGGCGGTATTCATGATCATGTAGGTCAGGTAAGAATTTCAAATTCAAATGTATGATGGAATATAGAAGTTGTATGTTTGTAAATTATAATTCTATGTTAATTTGTAATTAGGGTTTCTCGAGGTATTCTGTAGATGGAGAATGGCATGTTCCACATTTTGAAAAGATGTTATATGATCAAGGTCAATTAATGCAGTCTTATGCAGACGCATACCTGGCAACAAAGAATGTACTTTTCGCTGAAGTTATCGATGATATTGCTACCTACGTGTTACGGGACCTCCGGCACAAGGTATGTACTTCATATCTGTGTGCATGGGCAGtttcttttatttaatatattttgtcACACATATTAGGAAGGAGGCTTTTACAGTGCTGAAGATGCAGATTCGTATCCTACGCATGATGCGTCCGCCAAAAAGGAGGGTGCATTTTATGTGTGGACTGCTGAAGAAATTAGGTCGGCTTTGAATAAAGAGACTTCTAATGAGAAAAACAGTTTGTATGATATTTTTTGTCATCATTTCAATGTAGAAGAATCCGGAAATGTAAAGAAATATCAAGTACgttttataatacatatatacgcttatacatgtatatatttgcagtatatttgtatattattctaAAATTTATTGACTTAGGATCCCCATGGAGAATTGAAAGGGAAAAATGTACTGATAGCATACAACGATATAGAAGAAACGGCTAAACACTTTAATCTCACGGTTGGAGAGGTGAAGAAGTACTTAAAAAAAGCATGCTTTATTTTGTATGAAGTTAGGTCTGCAAGACCACGGCCTCACTTAGATGATAAAATAATTACAGCATGGAATGgtaaaataattattgtatattctATAAGATGAACCATATTAGAGAACTTATAAAATATTGTTGTACCCGTAATGAATTTCTTCAGGTCTCATGATAAGTGGTCTAGCCCGCGGAGGAACTGCAGTGGGCAATAAACAGTATATTGaatgtgcagtagaagctgCTAAATTTGTTGAGCGTTATCTCTTTGACAAGTCTAAAGATGTCTTGCTCCGCAGTTGTTATCATGGCGACAGCGATGCAATTGTACAAACGTGAGTATTTCATCGGTATAGTACTAGTTGACGAACTATGCACGCTTCATAAAATGTAGACCCTTTACAATGGAATTACATAGGGTAACGGTAATAGGTTGTCCTACCTTCACGTTTCTAGGAGTGAACCGATAGCAGGTTTCCTAGACGACTATGCGTTCACCGTGAAAGGATTGATAGACCTGTATGAAGCCAGCCTGGACGAGAAATGGCTAGAGTTTGCCGAGAGGCTGCAAGACATTCAAGATGAACTCTTCTGGGATGAAACGAACGGCGGATATTTTTCAACAACATCGTCGGATCCTGCTGTAATTCTACGGCTGAAGGAGGGTACGCTTAAGTACTTTCGTGGTAATTTTAGCCCGACGATTAAAATTCTGTGCCGCTAGTGTGCGTTAGTTGTGGTCACGTTGAGCTATGAAATCAAGGAAACCCACATTCTGTAGTAAAGCCGAGCATGTCCAAATATTTATAGCACGGTCTGCTTAGTGTTTCATTACGTCCGACCATTAAGTCTATCAACCCGCGGTAATTTCGCTTGGCTGCTACGTTATTAGATCAAAACTTGAATggaggaaaaggagatacgcgATATGTGTTTCAACGAGATTTATCATCTTACAGATCATGACGGAGCAGAGCCATCCGGTAACTCGATTGCCGCCGGGAATTTACTGAGACTAGCCAACTATTTGGATCGCAGAGAGCTCAAGTATAAAGCTGTACGTTTGTTCGGAGCGCTTAGGCGCATACTGATGCAGAGACCTATCGCTGTTCCTCAGTTAGTATCGGCGCTTGTTCGGTATCACGATGATGCAACACAGGTGCGTGGAAACCACAGAAATATTTGGGTCTATCACGTGAGAATCGGTGTGGATCTAAGCTATCTGGATctaaccagcaacgaacaaagtTAAAAGTTGTGAAAGACCTTGAAGTAAAGTCTTACTATCCCTAGCAAGACTGTTTTAATCCGATAACCATTGTTATCCATCCAGTTTTAGCTTTTGAGGAATTCAATATTGAAAATGTGTTAAGTCTTTCTATTGACCTTCATGTAGCCTCGAGTACCAAAAATACAATTGCCTGGTCTTCTTCAGAATTTTCTATCTAATTTTTGCTATTATCAACATCAAACCAGATATTTGAGGTGCTCGCCCTAGTTAGCGCAAGTTTAGATTCTGGAAACTATTTAAAGTAAATTGATGAATTGTAAGTAGATGTCTCGCACTTTTCAGATCTTCATAGCTGGAAAACGGGGCGCAAAGGACACTGAGGATTTGTTGCGAGTGGTCTACGACCGTTTGATACCGGGAAGAGTCCTCATCTTGGCCGACCCAGACAAAACCGATGGTTTATTGTCCCGTAAAAACGAGCACATGAGCAAAATGAAAACTTCGAACGACCAAGCCACGGCTTACGTTTGTCGGCGTCGGGCTTGCACCCTACCCGTAACCAGACCCGATCAGTTAGCAGCCTTGTTAGATGAGCAACGATAAGGGGATATTTACCAAATAGTACTTTAAGTTCGCGAAACTGTTCGATAGTTGCTGTGATGATAGCAGATACCTTCTGCTGGCGCGTATAAAAACAACATTATCTACCGTTTTGTAGTGGTAGTGCCAAAATGTTACCACAAAGTAATAAGTTACCTTGAACGTTGTATAAATTGTATTGTTATCAGGGAATCGGTGGAAATAATGTTGCATACaattgtatatatagtattaccAATAAAGCAGAAATGTGAAACTATCGAATAATCATTTTATATCAGGAGAGACTCGGATATACACAAGCATCGATTGATTTATCATGTCCTTGGAGCTTGGTCAAACTTTCCTCAGACttttgttctagatgttctccGGACTAGCTTgtcgaaacaaaaatgaaaaaagacAATAATCTCATTCGGAAGTTACAATATTTTCTCAGATGTCTTTTCTGCACAATAATTCGGACTTACACTCTTTCGGTGAGTATTTACTACTGTTTCGGAGAGAAACCAGTTGGTTATTGTTCTACTGAAATAAAATGGGAGCACAAAGGTATCGCGTTGGTAACGCGGTTCCATTTAGGTCGATGACAGAATGCACTTATAATTTCCAATAAAACCGGTAATTCCCCGGCCACGCCAGCGTATTGGTTCTTGATCATCGACAGACTTTTGTCGGGAACGATGTAGCGGCTATAGCAAAATCTCGTGTCGAATTCCAACCGAAAATAGCCGCAGTATATAAACCGCCAGAAGCGAagcgaagagaagagaagagaagagaagagaagagaagagaagagaagagaagacgtCCGAAAGGGAAAAGGTGAGAGGAAAAAGTGGGTAGGAAGCCGGAACGACGATCTCTCGATCCGTAGCTTTAGGAAATCGGAACGGAACACGTGCGTACAATGTTTAGACAATCTTCTTTGAAGCTAGAGCTTAGGGACCGGCAATGTCTCGTCAGAGAACATTCGCACCTCAGAAGCAAGAATACAGTGAGATACGACTAAGGGAAGGTACCTTGAGAATTATTGGGATACAGATTTCTCTCTCATGCGGTATTTACGTCGATCACCCTCCTCAGAGGGTTGCATTTCTATTGAAAATCAAATTAGAACAATGATCGAAGGCATTGACAGTTTAAACAAAAAGTCTATTCTGTACTAAGTCCATCGATAGATCTAGAACCAGCCATCATAGGAAGCTCATCGGTTTCAGAAGAAATCGTTACGAATTATACGAATTCAAATGATTTGATAAACAACGGGTTGCATCTGTCTCGCTGCTATCATCGAGAAATACAATTCAAATCGAAGCACCAGGAACCAGTCGTTCGACCATTCTGAACAGTTCTATCAGAGAACTGGCGCCTGGTCTAGGTGTTGAACGACACCAAAGTCGAAATCCCCGCGATGTCTGGACTGAGAGCCTGTATCAAGGCTCGGCAGTGATCAGGAGAGAAGGAGGGCAGGAGGAGCGTGTCTGCGTAGTAGGAGGATCTTCGGATCCCCTCTAGGAAGGACGCGGGAGGTCACGAAGCGTTCGCGCGAGGGAGGCGTAGACGGCGACGACGctgccgtcgacgacgacgccgaGGAGCATCGCGACGGCGGAGGGGTCGCGCATGCGTTTCGTTTTCTCGGCGAGGATGTTCGACGTTTTTTTTTCAGTCACCGGTCGACGCTGCACCGGGCACCGTCGACGCGCCCGCTCTCGGCCCGAGCTGCTATGGGTTCTTAGAGCACAGGTCCTCCAGGTGGACTGATTCCGTCACCAGGCGTCGTAAGTTGCGCACGATCGGTTCAACGACGGAAGGGGGATAGCTTGGTCTCCCGATCGGACCAGTTCCCGAACCGAGCCCGAGCCTGGGAGCCACGCGACTCGCCACGCGCCGCTCACGCGCTCCCTAATCGGCCAGTTCGCGCCTAACCGTGAGCCCGAGAGCCCGAGAGACCGAGACCGGCCCGATGATCCAACAGGGCACGCCGTGCTCCGACCCGTTCCGCCGCGAGTGCTCCTGGTAGCAGGTGAGACGCCCGAGCCGGCCCGGCCCGAGCGCGGCCCGACCGCGGGTGGCCCGAGCTGCGTGCCACCTTCGCAAGGTGAGAACTGCAGGTGAGAGGGACTGGGCAGGCGCATATCGCTAGACAGCACGCACCTGGATACTCGTCGGCCCTCGTAGAATGCGGCCAGTGGACTGGCGGCCACTGTTTCGATCCCGGGGCTGCTCCGGGCAGGATAGGCCGCAGGATAGATGTTCTTCCCGCCGGTAGAACCAGCCAGAGAGACCGTGCAGTGCTCCTGTGTCGCTGGAGGAGTCCGCGCGCCAGGCAGAAGGCCGAACAGGCTTGTCAACAACGCCGAAGCTCGCCCTCGATGTCGTTCGTAGCCTCGCGCCGCCTGGTCTCGTCTTGGCTCGTTGCCGCGAGGACATCGCTCGGGACGACCCTTCACGCCGAGATATCTTCCAGCGAGCCGCTACCGTCCCCCACCTTGGCGCGGACCGAGACCCGCCAGGCCCCTCGTTGTTGAAGCGGACCCCCTCTGAGAAACCCCCCCAGCGGAACCAGCCTCGACAATGTCGCTGCATTATCCCCAAGGGTATCGGTACCGCTCGGCCAGCAAGCCTGCGGGGCTAGG
This genomic stretch from Megalopta genalis isolate 19385.01 chromosome 5, iyMegGena1_principal, whole genome shotgun sequence harbors:
- the LOC117226892 gene encoding spermatogenesis-associated protein 20 isoform X1, which translates into the protein MRLLQQKDAIKNLLQSYRNFHFRQIYFHAKLVMTLGRCCISSIIRYTCELSKQLCTYNRGAKYYIFQGASLSIGAHRLIRADEIPLTCLPFSTNMASSSKSTDKLESTKNRLALEKSPYLLQHATNPVDWYPWCDEALKKAKEEDKLIFLSVGYSTCHWCHVMEKESFVNKETAEIMNKNFVNIKVDREERPDIDRIYMTFIQAVTGHGGWPMSVFLTPDLKPIIGGTYFPPEDRYGLTGFKTILLNIAWKWQQDRTKMIESSSVNLQTLQNISEIAQTSMILSPPPMECSMICVQQLISEFEPEFGGFSLKPKFPQPVNFNFLFSMYMRQPTDELAQKCLNMCVYSLTKMSYGGIHDHVGQGFSRYSVDGEWHVPHFEKMLYDQGQLMQSYADAYLATKNVLFAEVIDDIATYVLRDLRHKEGGFYSAEDADSYPTHDASAKKEGAFYVWTAEEIRSALNKETSNEKNSLYDIFCHHFNVEESGNVKKYQDPHGELKGKNVLIAYNDIEETAKHFNLTVGEVKKYLKKACFILYEVRSARPRPHLDDKIITAWNGLMISGLARGGTAVGNKQYIECAVEAAKFVERYLFDKSKDVLLRSCYHGDSDAIVQTLSYLHVSRSEPIAGFLDDYAFTVKGLIDLYEASLDEKWLEFAERLQDIQDELFWDETNGGYFSTTSSDPAVILRLKEDHDGAEPSGNSIAAGNLLRLANYLDRRELKYKAVRLFGALRRILMQRPIAVPQLVSALVRYHDDATQIFIAGKRGAKDTEDLLRVVYDRLIPGRVLILADPDKTDGLLSRKNEHMSKMKTSNDQATAYVCRRRACTLPVTRPDQLAALLDEQR
- the LOC117226892 gene encoding spermatogenesis-associated protein 20 isoform X3; translated protein: MQLKICSADEIPLTCLPFSTNMASSSKSTDKLESTKNRLALEKSPYLLQHATNPVDWYPWCDEALKKAKEEDKLIFLSVGYSTCHWCHVMEKESFVNKETAEIMNKNFVNIKVDREERPDIDRIYMTFIQAVTGHGGWPMSVFLTPDLKPIIGGTYFPPEDRYGLTGFKTILLNIAWKWQQDRTKMIESSSVNLQTLQNISEIAQTSMILSPPPMECSMICVQQLISEFEPEFGGFSLKPKFPQPVNFNFLFSMYMRQPTDELAQKCLNMCVYSLTKMSYGGIHDHVGQGFSRYSVDGEWHVPHFEKMLYDQGQLMQSYADAYLATKNVLFAEVIDDIATYVLRDLRHKEGGFYSAEDADSYPTHDASAKKEGAFYVWTAEEIRSALNKETSNEKNSLYDIFCHHFNVEESGNVKKYQDPHGELKGKNVLIAYNDIEETAKHFNLTVGEVKKYLKKACFILYEVRSARPRPHLDDKIITAWNGLMISGLARGGTAVGNKQYIECAVEAAKFVERYLFDKSKDVLLRSCYHGDSDAIVQTLSYLHVSRSEPIAGFLDDYAFTVKGLIDLYEASLDEKWLEFAERLQDIQDELFWDETNGGYFSTTSSDPAVILRLKEDHDGAEPSGNSIAAGNLLRLANYLDRRELKYKAVRLFGALRRILMQRPIAVPQLVSALVRYHDDATQIFIAGKRGAKDTEDLLRVVYDRLIPGRVLILADPDKTDGLLSRKNEHMSKMKTSNDQATAYVCRRRACTLPVTRPDQLAALLDEQR
- the LOC117226892 gene encoding spermatogenesis-associated protein 20 isoform X2 produces the protein MTLGRCCISSIIRYTCELSKQLCTYNRGAKYYIFQGASLSIGAHRLIRADEIPLTCLPFSTNMASSSKSTDKLESTKNRLALEKSPYLLQHATNPVDWYPWCDEALKKAKEEDKLIFLSVGYSTCHWCHVMEKESFVNKETAEIMNKNFVNIKVDREERPDIDRIYMTFIQAVTGHGGWPMSVFLTPDLKPIIGGTYFPPEDRYGLTGFKTILLNIAWKWQQDRTKMIESSSVNLQTLQNISEIAQTSMILSPPPMECSMICVQQLISEFEPEFGGFSLKPKFPQPVNFNFLFSMYMRQPTDELAQKCLNMCVYSLTKMSYGGIHDHVGQGFSRYSVDGEWHVPHFEKMLYDQGQLMQSYADAYLATKNVLFAEVIDDIATYVLRDLRHKEGGFYSAEDADSYPTHDASAKKEGAFYVWTAEEIRSALNKETSNEKNSLYDIFCHHFNVEESGNVKKYQDPHGELKGKNVLIAYNDIEETAKHFNLTVGEVKKYLKKACFILYEVRSARPRPHLDDKIITAWNGLMISGLARGGTAVGNKQYIECAVEAAKFVERYLFDKSKDVLLRSCYHGDSDAIVQTLSYLHVSRSEPIAGFLDDYAFTVKGLIDLYEASLDEKWLEFAERLQDIQDELFWDETNGGYFSTTSSDPAVILRLKEDHDGAEPSGNSIAAGNLLRLANYLDRRELKYKAVRLFGALRRILMQRPIAVPQLVSALVRYHDDATQIFIAGKRGAKDTEDLLRVVYDRLIPGRVLILADPDKTDGLLSRKNEHMSKMKTSNDQATAYVCRRRACTLPVTRPDQLAALLDEQR